One Aster yellows witches'-broom phytoplasma AYWB DNA segment encodes these proteins:
- the map gene encoding type I methionyl aminopeptidase: MISIKTPHEIAIMKQAGKIINEAHRLLASFVIPGMSTFDLDLLAKNFYQKKGVISAFKGYNGFPKHICASVNEVVVHGIPSKKTILKQGDIITLDLGINYQGYYVDCAYSYAVGTVCQTTQNLLLFTQKALLQGLLQIKPQNHFSDISHAIELFAKKNNLGIVEEFTGHGIGTSLHEEPYIPNFGKPHEGEILQPGMTFCVEPMLTLGNPEIAILQDNWTVVTIDKSLSSHFEHTVLVTPKGYEILA, from the coding sequence ATGATTTCCATTAAAACTCCTCATGAAATTGCTATCATGAAACAAGCAGGAAAAATCATTAATGAAGCCCACAGATTACTTGCTTCCTTTGTTATTCCAGGAATGTCAACTTTTGATCTAGATTTATTAGCTAAGAATTTTTATCAAAAAAAAGGTGTCATTTCTGCCTTTAAAGGTTACAATGGCTTTCCCAAACATATTTGTGCCTCAGTTAATGAAGTGGTAGTTCACGGCATTCCTTCCAAAAAAACCATCCTTAAACAAGGTGATATCATCACCTTAGATTTAGGAATTAACTATCAAGGTTATTATGTTGATTGTGCTTATTCTTATGCTGTAGGAACTGTTTGCCAAACTACTCAAAACTTGCTTTTATTTACTCAAAAAGCCTTATTACAAGGTCTTTTGCAAATTAAACCTCAAAATCATTTTTCTGATATTTCTCATGCCATTGAACTTTTTGCTAAAAAAAATAATTTAGGCATCGTAGAAGAATTTACCGGACATGGTATTGGTACATCTTTACACGAAGAGCCCTATATTCCTAATTTTGGCAAACCACACGAAGGCGAAATACTGCAACCAGGAATGACTTTTTGTGTCGAGCCCATGCTTACTTTAGGAAATCCTGAAATTGCTATTTTGCAAGATAATTGGACTGTAGTTACCATAGATAAAAGTCTAAGTTCTCATTTTGAACACACAGTTTTAGTAACTCCTAAAGGATATGAAATACTTGCATAA
- a CDS encoding adenylate kinase encodes MILILLGPPGIGKGTQASVLSYILKINHISTGDIFRKNFKENTELGTLSKKFIAQGLLVPDDITNQMIADYLSKDIATKDFLLDGFPRNVLQARFLDDFFKKSHLFLTKVIYFNAGTKDLMKRIAGRRICPECGKVYHIEKIPPKNPGICDKDQKTLIQREDDKPETFLKRLKVFNKETLPLVQYYCEQNQLFEVDGMQTIDQVTKMILEVLETDRK; translated from the coding sequence GTAAAGGCACTCAAGCTTCTGTTTTATCATATATTTTAAAAATTAACCACATTTCAACAGGCGATATTTTTCGTAAAAATTTTAAAGAAAATACTGAATTAGGAACTTTAAGTAAAAAATTTATTGCTCAAGGACTTTTAGTTCCTGACGACATCACTAACCAAATGATAGCTGATTACTTGTCTAAGGACATCGCTACTAAAGATTTTTTATTAGACGGTTTTCCCCGCAATGTTTTGCAAGCTCGTTTTTTGGATGATTTTTTTAAAAAATCTCATTTATTTTTAACTAAAGTCATCTATTTTAACGCTGGAACCAAAGATTTAATGAAAAGAATTGCAGGACGCAGAATTTGTCCCGAATGTGGCAAGGTTTATCACATCGAAAAAATTCCTCCCAAAAATCCAGGCATTTGTGACAAAGACCAAAAAACCTTAATTCAAAGAGAAGATGATAAACCAGAAACTTTCCTTAAACGCCTCAAAGTGTTTAATAAAGAAACATTACCATTAGTGCAATATTATTGCGAACAAAACCAACTTTTTGAAGTAGATGGTATGCAAACCATCGACCAAGTTACTAAAATGATTTTAGAAGTTTTAGAAACAGACCGCAAATGA